Part of the Paenibacillus sp. YPG26 genome, CAGGAATTACGCCTTTGGAGAGTGTAGGACGGGGAACCGGCTTGAATGACGAGCGTCTAAGACACAAGGCTGTGATCGTTCAGCGAGCAATCGAGCTCAACCGGCCCGATGCGGATGATCCTGTAGATGTACTGGCTAAAGTAGGAGGGCTTGAGCTTGCGGGGCTCACGGGGGTTATTCTGCAAGCCGCCGCGAACCGGTGTCCTGTGGTTATTGATGGATTTATCTCCAGTGCCGCCGCCTTGATCGCTGTTCGTATAGCTCCAGAGGTCCGCGAGTATATGATTGCTTCCCATGTATCTGAAGAACAGGGCCATGCCCTGCTGCTGCGCGAACTCGGGTTAGTTCCCATGCTGGACCTGGGCATGCGTCTTGGTGAAGGCACAGGCGGGGTACTCGCGCTGCACCTGATTGATGCCGCCTGCCGGATTCCAGCCGAGATGGCGACCTTTGAAAGTGCAGGTATCTCCGGGGCGGACGAGGGCTTACAATGAGTGTTCTTATCACGGGAGGCGCCCGCAGCGGGAAGAGCGCATTTGCAGAGCGATGGTGCATGAAGCATGCTCCCTCCGCGGTATATATTGCTACGGCTGAAATTTATGATGACGAGATGCGTGAACGGGTGGCCCTGCATCGCAAGCAGCGGTCTGACGCCAGTTATGCATGGACCACATGGGAAGAGCCGCTGCGTCTGACGGAGCACCTTAAGGAGCTGGCCGGATCGTATCAGAATACGCCGGCGGTGTTGGTGGACTGCCTTACTTTGTGGCTATCCAATGTTCTGCTCGGAGCGGGGGATGACCCGGATAACGATGTTATAACGGTGGTTGAACAGGAGATTGAGCGGCTTGTGGACGCAGTTCAGGCGTATCCGGGGCTTCTGGTTCTGGTCACCAATGAGGTAGGAAGCGGTATTGTGCCTGAATATCCACTGGGCCGCCAGTACAGGGACCTTGCGGGCAGATTGAACAGGCGGGTGGCCGAGATCTCTGAGCAGGTATTTCTAGTTACGGCGGGAATT contains:
- the cobU gene encoding bifunctional adenosylcobinamide kinase/adenosylcobinamide-phosphate guanylyltransferase, translating into MSVLITGGARSGKSAFAERWCMKHAPSAVYIATAEIYDDEMRERVALHRKQRSDASYAWTTWEEPLRLTEHLKELAGSYQNTPAVLVDCLTLWLSNVLLGAGDDPDNDVITVVEQEIERLVDAVQAYPGLLVLVTNEVGSGIVPEYPLGRQYRDLAGRLNRRVAEISEQVFLVTAGIPVELKSRAYKL